Part of the Kushneria marisflavi genome, CTGCATGTGCTGCCGCAGGAATATGCCATCGATACTCAGGAAGGCATTCGTGAGCCACTGGGTATGTCGGGCGTGCGCCTTGAGGCGAGGGTTCACCTGGTGACTGCGGCACTCAACGCCGTCCAGAATATCGAAAAATGTGTTCGTCGCTGCGGTCTAGAAGTGGACGACATCATCCTTGAGCAGCTGGCTTCAAGCTATGCCGTGCTGACCGAGGATGAGCGTGAACTGGGCGTATGCATGGTGGATATCGGTGGTGGTACTACCGATATTGCCGTCTTCACTGAAGGCGCTATCCGGCATACGGCCGTCATCCCCATTGCCGGTGATCAGGTCACCAATGACATTGCCATGGCATTGCGGACACCGACCCAGTATGCCGAAGACATCAAGGTCAAATATGCCTGTGCGCTGACACAGCTGGCTTCCAGCGATGAAATGATCAAGGTGCCCAGTGTGGGAGACCGCCCGGCACGCGATCTTTCCAGGCAGCATCTGGCCGAGGTGGTCGAGCCTCGCTATGAAGAGCTTTTTACCCTGGTGAGAGAAGAGCTTCGGCGCAGTGGGTATGAAGATCTGGTCGCCGCCGGTATCGTATTGACAGGCGGCACCTCAAGAATGGAAGGGGTAGGGGAGCTGGCAGAGGAAATATTTCACATGCCGGTGCGTATTGCCTGTCCGCAGAACGTACGGGGTTTGGCGGATGTCGTGCGCAATCCAATTTATTCGACCGGGGTTGGTTTGTTACTCTACGGCATGAAATATTCTCGCTACTCGCGTTCTACGGCCCAACCCCGCCGGGATGAGCAGCCAAGACGTTACCAGTCCGAGCGCCAGGACAACGAGCGGCTCTCCTCAACCATTACGCGGATCAAGGGCTGGTTAAAAGGAAATTTCTGACAGGACTGCCTTGGCGGTCCAGGAGACGGGGTTATGTTTGAGCTTGTAGACAATGCGCCATCCAGCAGCGCGGTAATCAAGGTAATCGGCGTAGGTGGTGGCGGCGGCAACGCTGTCAACCACATGGTCGAAAGCAATATCGAAGGCGTTGAATTCATCTGCGCGAACACCGATGCGCAGGCGCTCAAGAGAGTTGCTGCCAAGACCGTCTTGCAGCTGGGCAGTGAAATTACCAAGGGATTGGGTGCCGGGGCAAACCCGGAAGTCGGCCGTCAGGCCGCCATGGAAGACCGCGAGCGTATTGCAGAGCTCCTGCAGGGTGCCGACATGGTATTCATCACCGCTGGCATGGGTGGCGGTACCGGTACCGGTGGTGCACCTGTTGTTGCGCAGGTGGCCAAGGAACTGGGCATTCTGACCGTGGCGGTGGTCACGCGTCCTTTCCCGTTTGAAGGGCCCAAGCGACAGCGTGCTGCCGAAGAGGGCATGAAAGAGCTCTCCGAACATGTCGACTCCCTGATCACCATTCCCAATGAAAAGCTGCTGACGGTGCTGGGCAAGAATGCCAGCCTGCTGACGGCCTTCAGTGCTGCAAATGACGTGCTTCTTGGCGCCGTTCAGGGTATCGCGGAGCTGATCACAAGCCCGGGTATCATCAACGTCGACTTTGCAGACGTTCGTACGGTGATGTCCGAAATGGGCATGGCCATGATGGGTACCGGTACGGCGATGGGTGAAAACCGCGCCCGTGAAGCGGCCGAGAAAGCCATTCGCAGCCCGCTGCTGGAAGATATCGATCTCAATGGCGCGCGCGGCATTCTGGTCAACATCACGGCCGGCCCGGATCTTTCCATTGGTGAGTTCAATGACGTCGGTGCCACGGTGCAGGAGTTCGCTTCTCAGGACGCCACCATTGTGGTGGGTACCGCCATCGATATGGAAATGACCGACGATCTGCGTGTCACCGTTGTGGCCGCAGGCCTTGATGGCCGTGTCGAAAAGGCGACACCGCGTCAAACGCAGACTTCTCGCAACGATCAGGCGGACTACCGTCGAATGGCACGTCAGCCGGCCGTTTCACGACAGCAGGCAGCCTCGCGGGAAAAAGAGAAGGAAAAGGAACAGCAAAAGGCGTCTCGTGAGCGTCGCCAGAAGTCTCAGGAAATGGACGACTATCTGGACATTCCTGCCTTCCTGCGCCGTCAGGCGGATTGATCTGATTGGGCGGCCCTTCGGGGCCGCCAAGTTTTATGATGGTGATAATAATATAAAAATCGACTAATCGAACACTGTTCGTTGTCGAACCCCAAGGGAACTGTTACCATATAAACAACTGTTTGAATGTTTCCTGCCTGGTAGCCCAGACTATGATCCGTCAAAGAACACTACAGAACACCATTCGCGCGACAGGCGTTGGCCTGCACTCAGGTAAAAAGGTTTATCTGACGCTGCGCCCAGCGCCGGCCAACACCGGAATCGTGTTTGTACGTACCGATCTGGACCCGGTTGTTCGCATTCCGGCACACCCGGAAAATGTCCATTTCACGACCATGTGTACAGCAGTCGCCGTCGACGGCGTTCGCGTTTCCACGGTCGAACATCTGATGTCAGCCTTCGCGGGTCTGGGTATCGACAACGCCTTTGTTGATCTCAGCGAGCCCGAAGTGCCCATCATGGACGGCAGCGCCGGTCCGTTCGTTTTCCTGATTCAATCGGCAGGTATCGCCGAGCAGGAAGCCGCCAAGAAGTTTATCCGTATCAAGCAGGAGTTGACGGTCAAGGACGGCGACAAGTACGCGACCTTCCTGCCACATGACGGTTTTAAGGTCAGCTTTGCCATCGACTTCGATCATCCTGTTTTTGCCAGCCAGAAGCAGACAACCAGCGTCGATTTCTCAACGACGTCGTTCGTGAAGGAAGTCAGCCGCGCACGTACCTTTGGTTTTATGCGTGATATCGAATTTCTGCGCTCTCAGAATTTGGCACTGGGCGGCAGCCTGGATAACGCCATCGTTGTCGATGAGTACCGCATTCTGAATGAAGATGGTCTTCGCTATGAAGACGAATTCGTGCGTCACAAGGTGCTCGATGCTATCGGCGACCTTTACCAGCTCGGTTATAGCCTGATCGGTGAGTTCCGGGGTTACAAGTCAGGTCACGGGCTCAATAATCAGTTGGTGCGCGCGTTGCTGCAGCACCAGGAAGCTTATGAAATCGTGACTTTCGAGGACCGCGAAACCTCGCCGATCTCTTACTCTGAGCCAGCGATGGCCATGTAACCCATCGGGTTGCCCTGGTAGAAACCTCAACAGTCAAAGGCATCGATCACTGATCGATGCCTTTTTCGTTGTCGAAGATTCTTTTTTGATAGACATTCCGGATCAGAGGCGACCGTAGTTATTCGTGGTCATGACCTGAATGCGACGCCAGCCGTTCAAGCGATTTTTTAAGGCGAGGGCTGGTGATGTCGCGGGCGCATTCACGAAGCTGGTCGGCTGCGGCTTCCGGGAGTTCGCGGGTTTGCGCCTGTGGAGTATAGGCCGGCTGGATGGGGCGTACCTTGAAGGTCAGTCCCTTGAGCCCCTCAAATGCGGGAAGCTGTCGTAAAAGAGTCAGCAGGCGCTGGCGCTCAAAGCGCAGCCAGGTCAACCAGACGGCGCGATCCGTCATCAGCGTGAGGTGGCCGTCATGGTAGCCGCCCACGCGAACGTGGTCCTTCAGCTCATCGGGCAGCTTGTCCAACAGATGTTCCTGAGCCTCGAGAAGAACCCCTGCCGTCTGGATCAGTGGTGCCAGAGAACCTCGGGTGCGTAACAATTGCCCCACGGGCTGGGCGCGTACTCCTTTACCCTTTATACTCATGGCCCTGCCGCGCGATCATTAAGGATGGCGCCAATTTATCACGGCTGATCCTCAGATTGACAGCATGACCCATCCCGCTCGCACATTCCGCCTGCCACGGGGCTTTAGAACTCGATGGTGGCTGGCCGGTATTCTGATTGGCTGCCTTTTGCCGATCGGTATGGCCGATGCTCGCCTTGACGGCACGGCTGCACAGTTAATTCGGATCTGCTTCCATTCGCCAGAACACATTCGCGCCGAGTCGCGTCGTCGCTATCGCCTCAGACGTCTGGTGCTGCGTGTCTGGTGTTTGCCGGCTGCTCTCCCGTGTATCGTGCGCGCGGTATTGCCCGCCAGGCCCTGGCTTGGGATGTCGACAGGCCATGATGTGCTGTCGCGCCGCGGACCGCCTTCGACGTGTCATTGCATTGGTTAAGAACATGACACGACGACACAGGATAAAGAGATGCTGAATACGCTGTTACGTAAAATGGTCGGCAGCAAGAACGACCGGGAAATCAGACGCATGCGCAAGGCGGTCACGCGCATCAATGCACTGGAAGAGTCCATTGCTGCTCTTGATGACGCTGCACTGCAGCAGCAGACCCTGGTGTTTCGCGAGCGTCTTGCCAATGGCGAGACGCTCGAAAAACTGCTGCCCGAAGCCTTTGCCACCGTGCGTGAGGCCACCAAACGCGTGATGGGCATGCGCCAGTTCGATGTCCAGATGATTGGCGGCATGGCGTTGAATGAGGGCCGAATTGCCGAGATGAAGACCGGTGAGGGTAAAACGCTGGTCGCGACCCTTGCGGTCTATCTGAATGCACTGCCGGCGCTGGGTGTGCATGTGGTTACGGTCAACGACTATCTGGCCCGCCGTGATGCGGACTGGATGCGCCCGCTGTACGAGTTTCTGGGTCTGTCCGTGGGCGTTATTTATGCCGGGCAGCAGCCAAGAGACAAGCGCACGGCCTACGCCTGCGACATTACCTATGGCACCAACAATGAATACGGCTTTGACTATCTGCGCGACAACATGGCCTTTTCTCAGGTCGACAAGGTTCAGCGCAGACTCAACTACGCCATTATCGACGAAGTTGATTCAATTCTGATCGATGAGGCACGCACGCCGCTGATCATCTCGGGCCCCGTGGATGAAAACGTCGAGATCTATCGCACCATTCATCAGCTGGTCGCGCCGCTGGTACCCAGCGAAGATCCGGAAGATCCCGAAACCGGCGATTTCATCATTGATGAGAAGCAAAAGCAGATCGAGCTGACCGAGCGCGGTCACAACGAAATCGAAAATCTTCTGCGTCAGGCCGGCATGCTGCCCGATGAAGATTCACTATATGCGGCCCATAACCTAGGGCTTTTGCATCACGTCTCTGCTGCGCTCAGAGCCAAGCATCTGTTTCACCGCGATGTGGACTATGTGGTGGCCAAGGGTGAGGTCATCATCGTCGATGAGCACACCGGGCGGACCATGCACGGCCGACGCTGGTCGGAGGGTCTTCACCAGGCAGTCGAGGCCAAGGAAAACGTTGAAGTCCAGAAGGAAAGTCAGACGCTGGCGTCCACGACCTTCCAGAACTACTTCCGTCTCTATGAAAAGCTCTCTGGCATGACCGGAACGGCCGATACCGAAGCCTTCGAATTTCGTGAGATCTACGACCTGGATGTGCTGGTCATTCCGACCAACAAGCCAAGGGCGCGCAAGGATCTTAACGACCTGGTCTTCATGACGACCCATGAGAAGTTCGAAGCCATCATCGAGGACATCAAGGTCAAGCAGGCCGAAGGTCGTCCGGTACTGGTGGGTACCGCATCGATCGAAAGCTCCGAGGTGCTTTCCGAAATGATGCGCAAGCAGCAGCTGGCCCACAATGTTCTCAACGCCAAGCAGCATGATCGTGAGGCCGAGATCATCGCTCAGGCGGGTCGTCCTGCTGCCGTCACCATTGCCACCAACATGGCCGGTCGCGGTACCGATATCATGCTGGGCGGTAACTGGGAGTCTGAAGTAGCCGCGCTCGACAATCCGGGCGATGCCGCTATCGAAGCCATCAAGGCCGAATGGCAAAAACGCCACGATGCGGTCATTGAGGCGGGCGGTCTGCATGTGATCGGCACCGAGCGTCACGAATCACGCCGTATCGATAATCAGTTGCGTGGCCGCTCCGGTCGTCAGGGGGACCCGGGTTCGACCCGCTTTTTCCTGTCGTTGGAAGATAACCTGATGCGTCTGTTCGGCTCCGAGCGCGTACAGAAGATGATGGGCGTGCTGGGGCTCGAGAAAGGCGAAGCCATCGAGCACAAGATGGTCAGCAACGCCGTCGAGCGCGCTCAGCGCAAGGTAGAAGGGCGCAACTTCGACATGCGCAAGCAGCTGCTGGAATATGACGACGTGGCCAACGACCAGCGTCGCGTTATCTACGACCAGCGTGATGAAATCCTGGCCTCCGATGACGTCTCCGAAAACGTTCAGGGGCTGCGTGTCGAGATGCTGGATTACGCCATCTCGAGCTACGTCCCGCCGCAGAGTCTGGCCGAACAGTGGGATCTGCCCGGGCTGGAAGAGCATCTGCGTCAGGAGTTCAATCTTGAGGCACCGGTCGTTGCCTGGGCGCGTGACGACGAGGGCTTCCACGAAGAGATGCTGCGTGAGCGTCTGCACGAGCAGCTTCGTCAGGCATGGGCCGAGAAAGAGGCCACTGTCGGTGACGAGACCATGCGTCGCTTTGAAAAGCAGGTCATGCTTCAGGTGCTCGATACCCGCTGGAAGGAACATCTTCAGTCGATGGACCATCTTCGTCGTGGCATTCACCTGCGTGGTTACGCCCAGAAAAATCCCAAGCAGGAATACAAGCGCGAATCCTTCGAGCTGTTCCAGACGCTGTTGCACAACATCAAGTCAGATGTCGTGCGCATCCTGAGTCA contains:
- the ftsA gene encoding cell division protein FtsA gives rise to the protein MAGETNASNMVVGLDIGTSKVVAIVGQPTDDGGIEIAGIGSHPSHGMKKGVVINIESTVQSIQRAVEEAELMAGCDIHSVYVGIAGSHISSMNSDGVVAIKEREVAPSDIDRVIDSARARAISEGQRILHVLPQEYAIDTQEGIREPLGMSGVRLEARVHLVTAALNAVQNIEKCVRRCGLEVDDIILEQLASSYAVLTEDERELGVCMVDIGGGTTDIAVFTEGAIRHTAVIPIAGDQVTNDIAMALRTPTQYAEDIKVKYACALTQLASSDEMIKVPSVGDRPARDLSRQHLAEVVEPRYEELFTLVREELRRSGYEDLVAAGIVLTGGTSRMEGVGELAEEIFHMPVRIACPQNVRGLADVVRNPIYSTGVGLLLYGMKYSRYSRSTAQPRRDEQPRRYQSERQDNERLSSTITRIKGWLKGNF
- the ftsZ gene encoding cell division protein FtsZ, translating into MFELVDNAPSSSAVIKVIGVGGGGGNAVNHMVESNIEGVEFICANTDAQALKRVAAKTVLQLGSEITKGLGAGANPEVGRQAAMEDRERIAELLQGADMVFITAGMGGGTGTGGAPVVAQVAKELGILTVAVVTRPFPFEGPKRQRAAEEGMKELSEHVDSLITIPNEKLLTVLGKNASLLTAFSAANDVLLGAVQGIAELITSPGIINVDFADVRTVMSEMGMAMMGTGTAMGENRAREAAEKAIRSPLLEDIDLNGARGILVNITAGPDLSIGEFNDVGATVQEFASQDATIVVGTAIDMEMTDDLRVTVVAAGLDGRVEKATPRQTQTSRNDQADYRRMARQPAVSRQQAASREKEKEKEQQKASRERRQKSQEMDDYLDIPAFLRRQAD
- the lpxC gene encoding UDP-3-O-acyl-N-acetylglucosamine deacetylase, whose amino-acid sequence is MIRQRTLQNTIRATGVGLHSGKKVYLTLRPAPANTGIVFVRTDLDPVVRIPAHPENVHFTTMCTAVAVDGVRVSTVEHLMSAFAGLGIDNAFVDLSEPEVPIMDGSAGPFVFLIQSAGIAEQEAAKKFIRIKQELTVKDGDKYATFLPHDGFKVSFAIDFDHPVFASQKQTTSVDFSTTSFVKEVSRARTFGFMRDIEFLRSQNLALGGSLDNAIVVDEYRILNEDGLRYEDEFVRHKVLDAIGDLYQLGYSLIGEFRGYKSGHGLNNQLVRALLQHQEAYEIVTFEDRETSPISYSEPAMAM
- a CDS encoding DUF721 domain-containing protein, whose product is MSIKGKGVRAQPVGQLLRTRGSLAPLIQTAGVLLEAQEHLLDKLPDELKDHVRVGGYHDGHLTLMTDRAVWLTWLRFERQRLLTLLRQLPAFEGLKGLTFKVRPIQPAYTPQAQTRELPEAAADQLRECARDITSPRLKKSLERLASHSGHDHE
- the secA gene encoding preprotein translocase subunit SecA, which gives rise to MLNTLLRKMVGSKNDREIRRMRKAVTRINALEESIAALDDAALQQQTLVFRERLANGETLEKLLPEAFATVREATKRVMGMRQFDVQMIGGMALNEGRIAEMKTGEGKTLVATLAVYLNALPALGVHVVTVNDYLARRDADWMRPLYEFLGLSVGVIYAGQQPRDKRTAYACDITYGTNNEYGFDYLRDNMAFSQVDKVQRRLNYAIIDEVDSILIDEARTPLIISGPVDENVEIYRTIHQLVAPLVPSEDPEDPETGDFIIDEKQKQIELTERGHNEIENLLRQAGMLPDEDSLYAAHNLGLLHHVSAALRAKHLFHRDVDYVVAKGEVIIVDEHTGRTMHGRRWSEGLHQAVEAKENVEVQKESQTLASTTFQNYFRLYEKLSGMTGTADTEAFEFREIYDLDVLVIPTNKPRARKDLNDLVFMTTHEKFEAIIEDIKVKQAEGRPVLVGTASIESSEVLSEMMRKQQLAHNVLNAKQHDREAEIIAQAGRPAAVTIATNMAGRGTDIMLGGNWESEVAALDNPGDAAIEAIKAEWQKRHDAVIEAGGLHVIGTERHESRRIDNQLRGRSGRQGDPGSTRFFLSLEDNLMRLFGSERVQKMMGVLGLEKGEAIEHKMVSNAVERAQRKVEGRNFDMRKQLLEYDDVANDQRRVIYDQRDEILASDDVSENVQGLRVEMLDYAISSYVPPQSLAEQWDLPGLEEHLRQEFNLEAPVVAWARDDEGFHEEMLRERLHEQLRQAWAEKEATVGDETMRRFEKQVMLQVLDTRWKEHLQSMDHLRRGIHLRGYAQKNPKQEYKRESFELFQTLLHNIKSDVVRILSHVQVRQQADPETLERERRENLQREQQTSEMTRTDVAHEDVPAPEISEEAVAAAEAVQNPTVRREEPKVGRNDLCPCGSGKKYKHCHGSLDK